From one Triticum urartu cultivar G1812 chromosome 3, Tu2.1, whole genome shotgun sequence genomic stretch:
- the LOC125544305 gene encoding iron-sulfur cluster assembly protein 1 gives MLRAGGSRLVAPGLRRLLGPGAGERAAPGLAAAGARAYHERVVDHYNNPRNVGSFDKDDPNVGTGLVGAPACGDVMKLQIRVDEGTGKIVDACFKTFGCGSAIASSSVATEWVKGKQMEEVVSIKNTEIAKHLSLPPVKLHCSMLAEDAIKAAVKDYESKKAKLGDSPAEKAAEA, from the exons ATGTTGCGCGCGGGAGGAAGCCGGCTCGTCGCCCCCGGACTCCGGCGTCTCCTCGGCCCGGGCGCcggcgagagggcggcgccggggctggcggcggcgggggcgagggCGTACCACGAGCGGGTGGTGGACCACTACAACAACCCGCGGAACGTCGGGTCTTTCGACAAGGACGACCCCAACGTCGGCACCGGGCTGGTCGGCGCGCCGGCCTGCGGCGACGTCATGAAGCTGCAGATCCGTGTCGACGAAGGCACCGGGAAGATCGTCGACGCCTGCTTCAAGACCTTCGGCTGCGGCTCCGCAATCGCCTCGTCCTCCGTCG CTACTGAATGGGTGAAGGGAAAGCAAATGGAGGAAGTAGTGAGTATCAAGAACAC TGAGATTGCAAAGCACTTGTCACTTCCACCAGTAAAGCTCCATTGCAGTATGCTTGCTGAAGATGCAATTAAAGCTGCCGTGAAAGATTATGAATCAAAGAAGGCGAAGCTGGGAGACAGCCCTGCAGAGAAGGCTGCCGAAGCATGA
- the LOC125544304 gene encoding 50S ribosomal protein L12-1, chloroplastic: MASTTFSSAFSVLSLPCSSPSPSASAPRTLPVANRRRRAVAVASTATESPKVLELGDAIAGLTLEEARNLVDHLQERLGVSAASFAPAAAVAAPAAAAAEEAPVEKTEFDVVIEEVPSSARIATIKVVRALTNLALKEAKDLIEGLPKKLKEAVSKDEAEEAKKQLEGVGAKVSIA; encoded by the coding sequence ATGGCTTCCACCACGTTCTCCTCCGCCTTCTCCGTCCTCTCTCTCCCCTGCTCCTCACCATCCCCCTCCGCCTCGGCCCCCAGGACCCTACCCGtcgccaaccgccgccgccgcgccgtcgccgtcgcctccaCTGCCACGGAGTCCCCGAAGGTCCTTGAGCTCGGCGACGCCATTGCCGGGCTCACCCTTGAGGAGGCTCGCAACCTTGTCGACCATCTCCAAGAACGTCTTGGCGTCTCTGCCGCCTCCTTTGCTCCCGCTGCCGCGGTCGCGGCTCCCGCCGCAGCGGCGGCCGAGGAGGCACCGGTCGAGAAGACGGAGTTCGATGTGGTCATCGAGGAGGTGCCCAGCAGCGCGCGTATCGCAACCATCAAGGTTGTGCGCGCACTGACCAACCTGGCGCTGAAGGAGGCCAAGGATCTTATCGAGGGGCTCCCAAAGAAGCTCAAGGAGGCCGTGAGCAAGGACGAGGCCGAGGaggccaagaagcagctcgagggaGTCGGCGCCAAGGTGTCCATAGCGTGA
- the LOC125544306 gene encoding uncharacterized protein LOC125544306 isoform X3, with amino-acid sequence MVQFLIWTKRPMYSPSSPEEETSSSLELQEQTSSTPMSPAAATPELCSGIHMNRYLNIYLKCNQPFAVGCILNMKMRSIPAPPISVSLVSSVTEDGWQSASFMLWKGEFLLKNHMHLTDHINLLLRLFKEC; translated from the exons ATGGTTCAATTTTTGATTTGGACGAAACGTCCAATGTATTCGCCGAGTTCGCCGGAGGAAGAAACGTCGAGTTCGCTGGAGCTACAAGAACAGACGTCAAGCACTCCAATGTCGCCAGCAGCGGCTACACCAGAG CTTTGCAGTGGCATACACATGAATAGATATCTCAACATATATTTGAAGTGTAACCAGCCTTTCGCAGTTGGATGTATTCTGAACAT GAAGATGAGGTCTATTCCAGCGCCTCCAATTTCAGTCTCTCTGGTCTCAAGTGTGACTGAAGATGGGTGGCAATCTGCAAGTTTCATGCTTTGGAAGGGTGAATTCTTACTGAAAAACCATATGCATCTTACCGACCATATTAATTTATTGCTAAG GCTGTTTAAAGAATGTTGA
- the LOC125544306 gene encoding uncharacterized protein LOC125544306 isoform X2 produces the protein MVQFLIWTKRPMYSPSSPEEETSSSLELQEQTSSTPMSPAAATPELCSGIHMNRYLNIYLKCNQPFAVGCILNMKMRSIPAPPISVSLVSSVTEDGWQSASFMLWKGCLKNVELSSEVLQWLALPGMGRRL, from the exons ATGGTTCAATTTTTGATTTGGACGAAACGTCCAATGTATTCGCCGAGTTCGCCGGAGGAAGAAACGTCGAGTTCGCTGGAGCTACAAGAACAGACGTCAAGCACTCCAATGTCGCCAGCAGCGGCTACACCAGAG CTTTGCAGTGGCATACACATGAATAGATATCTCAACATATATTTGAAGTGTAACCAGCCTTTCGCAGTTGGATGTATTCTGAACAT GAAGATGAGGTCTATTCCAGCGCCTCCAATTTCAGTCTCTCTGGTCTCAAGTGTGACTGAAGATGGGTGGCAATCTGCAAGTTTCATGCTTTGGAAGG GCTGTTTAAAGAATGTTGAGTTGTCAAGCGAGGTGCTGCAGTGGCTGGCGTTGCCGGGCATGGGACGACGTCTCTAG
- the LOC125544306 gene encoding uncharacterized protein LOC125544306 isoform X1 — protein sequence MVQFLIWTKRPMYSPSSPEEETSSSLELQEQTSSTPMSPAAATPELCSGIHMNRYLNIYLKCNQPFAVGCILNMKMRSIPAPPISVSLVSSVTEDGWQSASFMLWKGEFLLKNHMHLTDHINLLLRFPHTSGCLKNVELSSEVLQWLALPGMGRRL from the exons ATGGTTCAATTTTTGATTTGGACGAAACGTCCAATGTATTCGCCGAGTTCGCCGGAGGAAGAAACGTCGAGTTCGCTGGAGCTACAAGAACAGACGTCAAGCACTCCAATGTCGCCAGCAGCGGCTACACCAGAG CTTTGCAGTGGCATACACATGAATAGATATCTCAACATATATTTGAAGTGTAACCAGCCTTTCGCAGTTGGATGTATTCTGAACAT GAAGATGAGGTCTATTCCAGCGCCTCCAATTTCAGTCTCTCTGGTCTCAAGTGTGACTGAAGATGGGTGGCAATCTGCAAGTTTCATGCTTTGGAAGGGTGAATTCTTACTGAAAAACCATATGCATCTTACCGACCATATTAATTTATTGCTAAGGTTTCCTCATACCAGTG GCTGTTTAAAGAATGTTGAGTTGTCAAGCGAGGTGCTGCAGTGGCTGGCGTTGCCGGGCATGGGACGACGTCTCTAG